The proteins below come from a single Deltaproteobacteria bacterium genomic window:
- a CDS encoding pilus assembly protein PilP, with protein MMRWVAATVVTLSLTRIVAAQAPPPEVMEEAKFAPRPVPTPGALDLAALRDPFRPFILDLRETGKTSEPQTPLQRYDIGQLTVVGILWEISPPRAMVEDSIGMGYIVTVGTPIGRRSGVVKAIEPDRLVVDERVIDFYGQEQVAEVVMELPSDKGNKPTGRE; from the coding sequence ATGATGCGCTGGGTTGCAGCGACCGTTGTAACGCTCAGTCTGACGCGGATCGTAGCCGCGCAAGCCCCGCCGCCTGAGGTGATGGAGGAAGCGAAATTTGCCCCGCGCCCAGTGCCGACACCGGGCGCGCTCGATCTTGCCGCCCTGCGGGACCCCTTCAGGCCATTCATTCTCGACTTGCGTGAGACCGGCAAGACTAGTGAGCCGCAGACGCCGTTGCAGCGATACGATATCGGCCAGCTGACTGTGGTTGGCATTCTGTGGGAGATCAGTCCGCCGCGCGCCATGGTCGAGGACAGTATCGGGATGGGCTACATCGTGACCGTTGGTACGCCCATTGGCCGGCGCAGCGGAGTGGTGAAAGCCATCGAACCGGACCGTCTGGTGGTCGACGAGCGCGTGATTGATTTCTACGGCCAAGAGCAGGTCGCGGAGGTGGTGATGGAGCTGCCGAGCGACAAGGGAAACAAGCCTACGGGGCGGGAGTGA
- the pilO gene encoding type 4a pilus biogenesis protein PilO, whose protein sequence is MNQLLAQIFELPARQRVLLLVGAVGLLFLVYAWWFYWPRADEIASKETQLEEMTKERNRKAALAANLVVARKTVADLNAALKQAVQQLPDTKEIPDLLSNISSVGREAGLEIMQFRQKEEQPIDFYAEVPVEIAVKGGYRQIASFFDQVSRLTRIVNMSSIVMKTPAKIERDQVILDTFCTATTFRFLDEAERERIAKEREKKAK, encoded by the coding sequence ATGAACCAGCTCCTCGCGCAGATTTTTGAACTGCCCGCGCGCCAGCGGGTATTACTCTTGGTTGGTGCCGTGGGGCTGCTCTTCTTGGTCTACGCGTGGTGGTTCTACTGGCCGCGCGCGGACGAAATCGCCTCGAAGGAAACCCAACTCGAAGAGATGACCAAGGAGCGTAACCGCAAGGCCGCGCTCGCGGCGAATCTGGTCGTTGCGCGCAAAACGGTCGCTGACCTCAACGCGGCGCTCAAGCAGGCCGTGCAGCAGTTGCCTGATACCAAGGAAATCCCCGATCTGCTCAGCAATATATCCTCGGTCGGTCGGGAAGCCGGTCTCGAAATCATGCAGTTCCGCCAGAAGGAAGAACAGCCGATCGACTTTTATGCCGAAGTGCCCGTGGAGATCGCGGTGAAGGGAGGCTACCGCCAGATCGCGTCCTTCTTTGACCAGGTCAGCCGCCTCACGCGCATCGTCAACATGTCTAGCATCGTCATGAAGACGCCGGCGAAAATCGAACGCGATCAAGTGATTCTCGACACCTTCTGCACCGCCACGACGTTCCGTTTTCTCGATGAAGCCGAACGTGAGCGCATCGCGAAAGAACGCGAGAAAAAGGCCAAGTGA
- a CDS encoding PilN domain-containing protein, which translates to MIHVNLLPLKETQRALGERQQTSLALLSFSVALLIMVVPYVLQGRRLTHLDEEIDGIHKELQQLSEQTREAKDLDKKKNELLAKLKVIDDLNQKRVGPLHVLEGLSASSPEKLWLVEFNESKGVAQLTGMALDNQTVALFLRQLGQSPYFVNVDLVEASQSQPSAGADPSASGFKKFIIKTGIDYFGRAGKPEAPANAAAPGSAPSAPGKQP; encoded by the coding sequence ATGATCCACGTCAACCTCCTGCCGCTGAAGGAAACTCAGCGGGCGCTGGGGGAGCGCCAGCAAACCTCCCTGGCGTTGCTCAGCTTCAGTGTCGCTCTGCTCATCATGGTCGTTCCGTACGTTCTACAGGGCCGCCGACTTACGCACCTCGATGAGGAGATCGACGGAATCCATAAGGAACTGCAGCAACTCAGCGAGCAGACGCGTGAGGCGAAAGACCTCGACAAAAAGAAGAACGAACTGCTGGCCAAGCTCAAGGTGATCGATGATCTCAACCAAAAGCGCGTCGGCCCACTCCACGTCCTAGAAGGCCTGAGCGCCTCATCGCCCGAGAAGTTATGGCTCGTAGAATTCAACGAGTCGAAGGGTGTCGCGCAACTGACCGGAATGGCGCTCGACAACCAGACGGTCGCCTTGTTCCTGCGCCAACTCGGCCAGTCGCCATACTTCGTCAATGTTGACTTGGTCGAGGCGAGCCAGAGCCAACCGTCGGCTGGGGCAGACCCCTCGGCGTCCGGGTTCAAGAAGTTCATCATCAAGACCGGCATCGACTACTTCGGTCGGGCGGGCAAGCCCGAGGCGCCCGCCAACGCGGCAGCACCGGGGAGTGCACCCTCTGCGCCCGGGAAGCAACCATGA
- the pilM gene encoding type IV pilus assembly protein PilM produces the protein MAGSADWKKRISRLFTVSLSDLNPLKGDEQYVSVDIGSSAIKIVEVRSGGGSLRVLAAGSLPMPSSGIQNNMVSDPAAVAEVLRALLESKGIRSRKAITAIPGPAVIIKRVTLPSQTAQELENTILFEAGNFIPEDLENVNLDYQITDYIEEGKRMDVLLVAAKKDIVSSYAETVRAAGLMPVVVDVDYFALENMFELNYEPPPNQVIALVNVGARYSSINILRNGRSTFTGDVPVGGRDITDALVRDLGVEVDVAERLKAGETVAGVDAEQVAVAMGPAADTLIDEIHHALSFFWTAATDETINEVYLSGGAARMPELGDRLSQRIEVPVAVADPLARVTLSSTLEASGLRQQGPDFAVAMGLAVRRPDDK, from the coding sequence ATGGCTGGTAGCGCAGACTGGAAAAAGCGGATAAGCCGCTTATTTACCGTCTCCCTATCTGACCTCAATCCGCTCAAGGGGGACGAGCAGTACGTCAGCGTCGACATCGGATCGAGCGCGATCAAGATCGTCGAAGTCCGCTCTGGCGGGGGTAGCCTGCGAGTACTGGCGGCGGGTTCGCTCCCGATGCCGAGTTCGGGCATTCAGAACAATATGGTGAGCGACCCCGCTGCGGTCGCCGAAGTTTTACGCGCGCTATTGGAAAGCAAAGGGATACGCAGTCGTAAGGCGATCACCGCCATACCCGGTCCCGCCGTCATCATCAAGCGCGTCACCCTCCCGAGTCAGACGGCCCAAGAACTTGAGAACACCATTCTCTTCGAGGCCGGCAACTTCATCCCCGAAGACCTCGAGAACGTGAATCTCGACTACCAAATCACGGACTACATCGAAGAGGGCAAGCGGATGGATGTCCTATTGGTGGCCGCCAAGAAGGACATCGTGAGTAGCTACGCCGAGACGGTGCGGGCGGCAGGCCTGATGCCCGTCGTCGTGGATGTCGACTATTTCGCGTTGGAGAATATGTTCGAGCTCAACTATGAGCCGCCGCCGAATCAGGTGATTGCGTTGGTGAACGTCGGGGCGCGTTACTCGTCGATCAACATCCTTCGCAACGGGCGGTCCACCTTCACGGGCGACGTGCCCGTGGGCGGTCGCGACATCACCGACGCGCTCGTACGTGATCTCGGCGTCGAAGTCGACGTCGCCGAGCGTCTCAAGGCGGGCGAAACGGTTGCCGGCGTCGATGCGGAACAGGTCGCGGTTGCGATGGGGCCCGCCGCGGACACCCTTATTGATGAGATCCATCACGCCCTCAGTTTCTTCTGGACTGCGGCGACTGACGAAACGATCAACGAAGTGTATCTCAGCGGCGGCGCTGCGCGCATGCCTGAGCTTGGCGACCGCCTCAGTCAGCGCATTGAAGTGCCGGTGGCTGTGGCTGATCCGTTGGCGCGCGTGACGCTCAGTTCCACGCTCGAAGCTAGCGGCCTGCGCCAGCAGGGACCCGACTTTGCCGTGGCGATGGGCCTCGCGGTGCGGCGGCCGGACGACAAATGA
- a CDS encoding RlmE family RNA methyltransferase — translation MYQRKDAFYARAKAAGYRSRAAYKLIELDQRFHLLHSGDHVVDLGAWPGGWLQVAAERVGPRGVVVGVDLKPIDSLSPPVVCVVGDVREIATLDAVRRHCADRVDAVLSDLAPKLSGVRATDAARAAELGDVAMGAAESLLCPGGRLLMKLFQGAETATRLRRLRERFGSVKVTRPEATRSGSAEIYVAALGFRAQPLSV, via the coding sequence GTGTATCAGCGCAAGGATGCCTTCTACGCACGCGCCAAGGCGGCGGGATATCGGTCGCGAGCCGCGTACAAGTTGATCGAACTTGATCAGCGTTTTCACCTCCTGCACTCGGGTGACCATGTCGTCGATCTCGGCGCGTGGCCGGGTGGATGGCTGCAGGTGGCCGCCGAGCGAGTGGGGCCGCGTGGCGTGGTTGTCGGCGTCGACTTGAAGCCGATCGATTCGTTGTCGCCCCCGGTTGTGTGTGTGGTGGGCGACGTGCGTGAAATTGCGACACTGGACGCCGTGCGGCGGCATTGCGCTGATCGCGTTGACGCTGTGCTCAGCGACCTGGCCCCGAAGCTGAGTGGAGTGCGCGCAACCGATGCGGCGCGCGCTGCCGAGTTGGGGGATGTGGCAATGGGGGCGGCGGAGTCGCTTCTGTGCCCGGGTGGGCGGTTGCTGATGAAGCTTTTTCAAGGTGCTGAAACGGCCACTCGATTGCGTCGGTTGCGCGAACGGTTCGGGTCAGTGAAGGTGACGCGTCCTGAGGCGACTCGTTCGGGCTCGGCGGAGATCTACGTTGCAGCGCTCGGGTTCCGCGCGCAGCCACTGTCGGTGTGA
- a CDS encoding UvrD-helicase domain-containing protein — MNLDSLNPPQREAVLHVEGPLLILAGAGSGKTRVLTHRFAYLVAATGVRPDEICAVTFTNKAAGEMRERVQQLLAGAAVPWMATFHSLCARLLRRHAERLGLPRDFAIYDDTDQRTLMRRVFVELNLSEQLFPPARVLHLIDRAKNNDVRADELLDRATDTYNERIARAYQRYQELLTANAALDFNDLLLRTLDLLRAHGDLRESYQRRFRYLMVDEFQDTNQTQYALLRLLGAAHGNVCVVGDDDQSIYGWRGADLRNILDFERDFPTAQIIRLEQNYRSTQTILDAAGAVIAHNRGRKGKTLWTENGTGAAVTLFTAYDERSEARFVCEQIEQLHTDGGRLGDVAVFYRTNAQSRAIEDELAHAQLPYSIVGGMKFYERKEVKDLLAYLRVIANPLDSISLLRIINTPSRGIGSTTIDTLEVTARTVGRPLWDVVRDTSAAKLGTGAAARVAAFGALIEPLQSADRAAVTPLLRRVIDESGYLDRLDLEGTPEAESRADNVRELLTVTEDFDARAPEPGLTAFLEQMALVTDLDGLDTATDRVTLMTLHNSKGLEYPIVLIIGAEEGLFPHERSLETPEAIEEERRLCYVGMTRARQRLYVTHARQRHVFGRTQENLPSRFLAEIPERLLDRRSDTFTPTRDDHDEPRIDYSYSQLDRPVHTPQRPQLPRPPRDTNGLRLGARVRHKDFGDGTIRWLEGSGDQCKVTVLFDRGGSRKLIQRFAQLEKLS, encoded by the coding sequence ATGAACTTGGACTCACTCAATCCTCCGCAGCGGGAAGCGGTGCTGCATGTCGAAGGCCCTTTGCTAATCCTCGCCGGTGCGGGCAGTGGCAAGACTCGCGTGCTGACGCATCGCTTTGCGTATCTCGTGGCGGCAACGGGAGTTCGTCCCGACGAGATCTGCGCGGTGACTTTCACCAACAAGGCCGCCGGCGAGATGCGCGAGCGGGTCCAGCAACTCCTCGCCGGCGCGGCCGTGCCGTGGATGGCCACCTTCCATTCGCTCTGCGCCCGGCTGCTGCGCCGCCACGCCGAGCGGCTGGGTCTGCCCCGCGACTTCGCCATCTACGATGATACGGACCAACGCACGCTCATGCGCCGCGTCTTCGTCGAGCTGAATCTCAGCGAACAACTGTTCCCGCCGGCTCGCGTGCTGCACCTGATTGACCGAGCCAAGAACAACGATGTGCGCGCCGACGAGCTCCTCGATCGCGCGACCGACACCTACAACGAGCGCATCGCCAGAGCGTATCAGCGCTACCAGGAACTGCTGACCGCCAACGCCGCGCTCGACTTCAACGATCTGCTGTTGCGCACGCTCGACTTGTTGCGCGCCCACGGCGACCTCCGCGAGTCTTACCAGCGCCGCTTTCGCTACCTCATGGTCGACGAATTCCAGGACACCAACCAAACGCAGTACGCGTTACTCCGCCTGCTCGGCGCCGCGCACGGCAACGTGTGTGTGGTTGGCGACGACGACCAATCGATCTACGGCTGGCGCGGTGCCGATCTGCGCAACATCCTCGATTTCGAGCGCGACTTTCCAACCGCTCAGATCATCCGCCTGGAACAGAACTACCGCTCGACGCAGACGATCCTCGATGCCGCCGGCGCGGTGATCGCCCACAATCGCGGCCGCAAGGGGAAGACGTTGTGGACCGAGAACGGTACAGGCGCTGCAGTTACGCTCTTCACCGCGTACGATGAACGCAGCGAAGCCCGCTTCGTCTGCGAACAGATCGAACAGCTGCACACAGACGGCGGCCGGCTCGGCGACGTCGCGGTGTTCTACCGCACCAACGCACAGTCGCGCGCGATCGAAGATGAGTTGGCGCATGCGCAACTGCCCTACAGCATCGTCGGCGGCATGAAGTTTTACGAACGTAAGGAGGTCAAAGATCTGCTCGCCTATCTTCGCGTGATCGCCAACCCACTCGATTCGATCAGTCTGTTGCGTATCATCAACACGCCCTCGCGCGGCATCGGCAGCACTACCATCGACACGCTCGAGGTGACCGCCCGGACCGTGGGCCGACCGTTGTGGGATGTCGTGCGCGATACCAGCGCGGCGAAGCTCGGCACCGGAGCGGCAGCGCGCGTGGCCGCCTTCGGCGCCCTCATCGAACCGCTGCAAAGCGCCGACCGCGCCGCGGTGACCCCGCTCTTGCGCCGCGTCATCGACGAGAGCGGCTACCTCGATCGCCTCGACCTAGAAGGTACGCCCGAGGCCGAATCACGCGCCGACAACGTCCGCGAGCTACTCACCGTGACCGAAGACTTCGACGCGCGCGCACCCGAGCCAGGTCTCACCGCATTCCTCGAACAAATGGCTCTCGTCACCGACCTCGATGGCCTCGATACGGCCACCGATCGGGTCACCCTTATGACCCTCCACAACTCCAAGGGGCTAGAATACCCGATAGTCTTGATCATCGGTGCCGAGGAGGGATTGTTTCCGCATGAGCGCTCGCTCGAAACTCCCGAGGCCATCGAAGAGGAACGCCGCCTCTGTTACGTCGGCATGACCCGCGCACGTCAGCGGCTCTACGTTACTCACGCGCGACAGCGACACGTCTTCGGCCGTACCCAGGAAAACCTGCCCTCCCGCTTCCTCGCGGAGATTCCCGAGCGCCTGCTCGACCGGCGCAGCGACACATTCACTCCGACGCGCGACGATCATGACGAGCCGAGAATCGACTACTCGTATTCCCAACTCGACCGGCCCGTCCACACCCCGCAGCGACCGCAGCTGCCTCGTCCGCCGCGTGACACCAACGGTCTCCGGTTGGGCGCGCGCGTGCGTCACAAGGACTTCGGTGATGGAACGATCCGTTGGCTCGAAGGTAGCGGCGACCAGTGCAAGGTGACGGTGCTATTCGATCGCGGCGGCAGCCGGAAGCTGATCCAGCGCTTCGCGCAACTTGAAAAGCTGTCGTGA
- the pgeF gene encoding peptidoglycan editing factor PgeF, producing MSDLPVLRVDSWRGIPGLTHGFLGRHGGVSRGDFASLNLSQRTGDDPAAVVENRRRVEALLARGSRLVSMEQEHGDRVVVVQAPTDVVGRADAMVTATPGALLSVLTADCVPILLVAPARRIAAAVHAGWRGTLAGIVTRAVELLRRQWEIAPAELAAALGPAIGGCCYEVDREIGEQLVARCETLPAEAWSSHGAKGMLDLRSANRQLLLQAGIPAAAIHLVGPCTRCAMQNYFSHRGAGGSAGRQLSYIGWEIGVVSARKAC from the coding sequence ATGAGTGATCTGCCGGTCCTGCGGGTTGATAGCTGGCGAGGTATTCCCGGACTGACGCACGGGTTTCTCGGCCGCCACGGAGGTGTGAGCCGCGGCGACTTTGCCAGCCTGAACCTGTCCCAGCGCACGGGTGATGACCCTGCTGCGGTGGTCGAGAACCGCCGCCGCGTCGAGGCGCTGCTCGCGCGCGGAAGCCGGTTGGTGTCAATGGAACAAGAGCACGGCGACCGGGTCGTGGTTGTGCAAGCGCCAACGGACGTTGTCGGTCGGGCCGACGCCATGGTCACGGCCACGCCCGGGGCGTTGCTGAGCGTGTTGACTGCCGACTGTGTCCCAATTCTCTTGGTGGCGCCAGCGCGACGCATCGCGGCTGCCGTACACGCGGGTTGGCGTGGTACGCTGGCGGGGATCGTCACTCGCGCGGTGGAACTACTCCGTCGGCAGTGGGAAATCGCACCGGCTGAATTGGCGGCTGCCCTGGGCCCGGCGATCGGTGGGTGTTGCTATGAAGTGGACCGCGAGATCGGCGAACAGCTCGTCGCGCGATGTGAGACCCTGCCGGCCGAGGCGTGGTCTAGCCATGGGGCAAAGGGCATGCTCGACCTGCGCAGCGCGAATCGCCAGCTGTTGTTGCAAGCCGGCATTCCCGCGGCGGCGATTCATTTGGTGGGGCCGTGCACTCGCTGTGCGATGCAGAACTACTTCTCTCACCGGGGCGCTGGCGGGAGCGCCGGCCGGCAATTGAGTTACATCGGATGGGAAATCGGAGTTGTCAGCGCGCGGAAGGCTTGTTAG
- a CDS encoding NUDIX hydrolase → MADGADHPAADCERYCVRCGGALAPRQLKAVEPLRLVCECCAYVHYPDPKVAACVICTVDGKVVLLRRAIEPSYGQWVFPGGFLDRGEELEAAAAREAHEEVNVVVQVRRLLNVYSYPGHPVVVVVYVADIVAGVPSVGDEALEVRTFARSEIPWGELAFPSTRQALRDYFGVSSDE, encoded by the coding sequence ATGGCTGACGGTGCCGACCATCCTGCTGCAGACTGTGAGCGCTACTGTGTGCGCTGCGGCGGCGCCTTGGCGCCGCGTCAGCTCAAGGCCGTCGAGCCACTGCGGCTGGTGTGCGAGTGCTGCGCTTACGTTCACTATCCCGATCCGAAGGTCGCTGCCTGCGTGATCTGCACAGTCGACGGCAAAGTTGTCTTGCTGCGCCGCGCAATCGAGCCGAGCTACGGCCAGTGGGTGTTTCCCGGCGGCTTCCTCGATCGCGGTGAAGAATTGGAAGCCGCTGCGGCGCGCGAAGCGCACGAAGAAGTCAACGTCGTGGTGCAGGTGCGGCGCCTGCTCAATGTCTACTCGTATCCCGGCCATCCCGTGGTGGTGGTCGTGTACGTCGCCGACATCGTTGCGGGCGTGCCCAGTGTGGGGGATGAGGCGCTCGAAGTCCGAACCTTCGCGCGAAGCGAGATTCCGTGGGGCGAGCTGGCGTTCCCCAGTACCCGTCAGGCGTTGCGCGACTACTTCGGTGTCTCATCCGATGAGTGA
- a CDS encoding uracil-DNA glycosylase, with the protein MAREPQALVALHSEVVACRDCPRLVVHRERVAIEKRRQFRDCAYWGKPLPGFGDPNARVLLVGLAPAAHGGNRTGRMFTGDRSGDWLFAALQQAGFANQGLSVSRDDGLQLTDAYITAAVRCAPPDNKPTRDEIQRCREFLVREMRLLPRIEIVVALGRIGMDAYLAARLANGQTVPRPRPAFGHATVCDLGDVKLVTSYHPSQQNTLTGRLTRPMFARVFQIVRRLL; encoded by the coding sequence ATGGCTCGGGAGCCACAGGCGCTGGTCGCGCTGCATAGCGAAGTGGTTGCCTGCCGCGATTGCCCGCGCTTGGTTGTGCACCGTGAACGGGTGGCGATCGAGAAGCGACGCCAGTTTCGCGACTGTGCGTATTGGGGCAAGCCGCTGCCAGGGTTCGGCGATCCGAACGCTCGTGTACTGCTGGTCGGGCTCGCGCCGGCGGCGCACGGCGGGAATCGTACCGGCCGGATGTTCACCGGTGATCGCAGCGGCGACTGGTTGTTCGCGGCCCTGCAGCAGGCCGGTTTCGCCAATCAAGGTTTGTCGGTGAGCCGAGATGATGGGTTGCAGCTCACCGACGCTTACATTACGGCTGCAGTGCGTTGTGCTCCGCCGGACAACAAGCCAACGCGTGATGAGATCCAACGCTGCCGGGAGTTTCTGGTGCGCGAAATGCGTCTGCTGCCGCGGATCGAAATTGTGGTAGCCCTTGGCCGCATCGGGATGGATGCGTACTTGGCGGCACGACTCGCCAACGGTCAGACGGTGCCGCGTCCTCGGCCGGCGTTCGGCCACGCGACGGTGTGCGATCTTGGCGACGTGAAGTTGGTGACGTCGTATCATCCGAGTCAGCAGAACACGCTGACGGGCCGGTTGACGCGGCCGATGTTCGCGAGGGTGTTTCAGATCGTGCGGCGCTTGCTATGA
- a CDS encoding transglycosylase SLT domain-containing protein yields MRQHTDGAALRHWAGVTLLLAATWQLAGCASSQRAVDGLSPFSWGDSSSTEPISRPRYSIADPQLYGPPISAAPKGAGDQFEFSNPRVDSFVNTFQTRQRGFYQGALDRSGRYMPKMQRVLRDQNLPSALAYLPIIESGFRTHAVSRAGAVGPWQFILATGRRYGLRIDSYVDERRDPVKSTHAAARYFKDLYAQFGDWHLSLAAYNTGEMNIARILERGRADDYWEMSARGYLPSETCDFVPQFLAAVQIAHAPEVYGFDAPQDEELHYDLVRVNHSVSLKTVAKFSNASVNEITELNPALHRGVTPPQGYTVRVPKGTKGIVEVALARMRYDAAQVVPARTVAARTGVARTHKLRKGDTLTAVAKQHGVSVTSLQKANGIRDARRVAAGRVLRIPGSSPSPKAKVVAAKKPVRIASRKTR; encoded by the coding sequence ATGCGGCAGCATACGGATGGAGCAGCACTTCGGCACTGGGCTGGGGTGACATTGCTCCTCGCCGCGACATGGCAACTGGCCGGTTGCGCATCGTCCCAACGGGCGGTCGATGGCCTCAGCCCATTCTCATGGGGCGATTCCTCTTCGACTGAACCCATATCTCGTCCGCGTTACAGCATCGCCGATCCGCAACTCTACGGTCCGCCGATCAGTGCCGCACCCAAGGGAGCGGGCGATCAGTTCGAGTTCTCCAACCCCCGCGTCGATAGCTTTGTGAATACGTTTCAGACTCGCCAGCGCGGCTTCTACCAAGGCGCGCTGGACCGTAGTGGTCGCTACATGCCGAAGATGCAGCGCGTCCTGCGCGACCAGAATCTACCGAGCGCGCTCGCGTACCTGCCGATCATCGAGAGCGGGTTCCGTACCCACGCGGTGTCGCGCGCGGGCGCGGTCGGACCGTGGCAATTTATCCTCGCGACAGGTCGCCGTTATGGTTTGCGTATTGATAGCTATGTCGATGAGCGGCGCGATCCAGTGAAATCGACGCACGCAGCCGCCCGCTACTTCAAGGATCTTTACGCCCAGTTCGGTGACTGGCATCTCTCGCTTGCTGCTTACAATACCGGCGAGATGAACATCGCGCGCATCCTCGAACGCGGGCGGGCCGACGACTACTGGGAAATGAGCGCGCGTGGCTACCTGCCGTCGGAAACGTGCGACTTTGTCCCCCAGTTTCTGGCGGCGGTGCAGATTGCGCACGCCCCAGAGGTCTACGGCTTCGATGCACCACAGGACGAAGAGCTGCACTACGACTTGGTGCGCGTGAATCATTCGGTGTCGTTGAAGACGGTGGCCAAATTCAGCAACGCGTCCGTCAACGAGATCACGGAACTCAACCCTGCCCTGCATCGCGGCGTCACGCCGCCACAGGGCTACACGGTGCGCGTGCCGAAGGGAACCAAGGGGATCGTCGAAGTGGCGCTGGCGCGCATGCGTTACGACGCCGCCCAGGTCGTACCAGCGCGTACGGTTGCTGCGCGCACTGGAGTGGCTCGCACGCACAAGCTGCGCAAAGGAGATACCCTGACAGCGGTGGCCAAGCAGCACGGCGTGAGCGTGACGTCGTTGCAGAAAGCAAACGGAATCCGCGACGCCCGTCGCGTGGCCGCGGGCCGCGTGCTGCGCATTCCGGGTTCGTCCCCGTCCCCCAAAGCCAAAGTGGTCGCGGCGAAGAAGCCGGTTCGAATCGCGTCGCGCAAGACCCGCTAG
- a CDS encoding metal ABC transporter permease translates to MLSYGFMQRALVAGVLVGLLCGVLAFFVVLRRLSFIGVGISHSAFGGVAIGVLTGLDPFMLAAVVCTLVAWAIGWVSRRGRLHEDTAIGILFSSVMALGVALISLSRDYQVDLFGYLFGNILAVAPRDLWLLLGATLAVLTVIGALFKPLLFVAFDEEVARANGLPVDALQYLLLTCLALAVVAAMRVVGIILVEALLVIPAAIGVQVARRYRAMLAVSVLSAIGSALSGLCLSYVLNVAAGAMIILVASALFVVALAIGRGRRERSRAALAVAQGAPTVS, encoded by the coding sequence ATGCTCAGCTACGGGTTCATGCAGCGCGCGCTGGTCGCCGGCGTGCTCGTCGGTCTGTTGTGCGGCGTGCTGGCGTTCTTCGTCGTCCTGCGGCGGCTGTCGTTCATCGGTGTCGGGATCTCGCACTCGGCGTTCGGCGGGGTGGCCATCGGCGTGCTGACCGGGCTCGATCCGTTCATGTTGGCGGCGGTGGTGTGCACGCTGGTGGCGTGGGCGATCGGCTGGGTGAGCCGCCGCGGGCGATTGCATGAAGACACGGCGATCGGGATTTTGTTTTCGTCGGTGATGGCGCTGGGCGTCGCGTTGATCAGCCTGTCGCGCGACTATCAGGTGGATCTGTTCGGTTATCTGTTTGGAAACATTCTGGCGGTGGCGCCGCGCGATCTGTGGCTGCTACTGGGTGCGACGCTGGCGGTGTTGACGGTGATCGGGGCGTTGTTCAAGCCGTTGCTGTTCGTGGCTTTCGATGAGGAAGTGGCGCGGGCGAACGGCTTGCCCGTCGATGCGTTGCAGTACCTCCTCCTCACCTGTCTCGCGCTCGCGGTGGTGGCGGCGATGCGCGTGGTGGGGATCATCCTGGTCGAAGCGTTGCTCGTGATTCCGGCCGCGATCGGGGTGCAGGTGGCGCGGCGCTATCGCGCCATGCTGGCCGTGTCGGTGCTGAGCGCAATCGGATCGGCGCTCAGCGGCCTGTGTCTTTCGTATGTCTTGAACGTCGCTGCCGGCGCCATGATCATCCTCGTCGCCAGCGCGCTCTTCGTTGTGGCGCTGGCGATCGGACGCGGTCGGCGCGAGCGCTCACGCGCGGCTCTGGCCGTCGCGCAGGGCGCGCCCACCGTAAGCTAG
- a CDS encoding ABC transporter ATP-binding protein encodes MTESVVELHDVAVSIDGRPVLWNVSFSLAAGHLLGIIGPNGAGKTTLLRAILGLLEPTRGTVRVLGRAPRQLGARAHQIGYVPQRRDFDPRFPVSVRDVVMMGRAASRGLLRFSQRLDWEKVDTAIRLVGLAGQADRLIGELSGGEQQRAFLARALSADARLLLLDEATTGLDLPAQHELYNLLQRLRRELNLTVIAVSHDLLALGVHADELLCINGTGHIHGNPQTVLQSHQLREAYRCEFDFLSDEAREGHAHESPTSRRSE; translated from the coding sequence TTGACTGAATCCGTAGTCGAACTTCACGACGTGGCGGTCAGCATCGATGGGCGCCCCGTACTGTGGAACGTCTCCTTCTCGCTAGCGGCCGGACATCTGCTCGGCATCATTGGCCCGAACGGCGCCGGCAAGACCACGCTGCTGCGGGCCATCCTCGGCTTGCTGGAGCCGACGCGCGGCACGGTGCGCGTGTTGGGTCGCGCGCCACGCCAGCTCGGCGCGCGGGCGCATCAGATCGGTTACGTGCCGCAACGCCGCGACTTCGATCCGCGCTTCCCGGTGTCGGTGCGCGATGTGGTGATGATGGGCCGTGCGGCGTCGCGCGGCTTGCTGCGGTTCAGTCAGCGGCTCGATTGGGAAAAGGTCGACACGGCGATTCGTCTCGTGGGCTTGGCGGGTCAAGCCGATCGGCTCATCGGCGAGCTGTCGGGAGGCGAGCAGCAACGGGCGTTCCTCGCGCGCGCTCTCAGCGCCGATGCGCGACTGCTGCTGCTCGACGAAGCGACCACCGGTCTCGATCTGCCGGCGCAGCACGAGCTGTACAATCTGTTGCAGCGATTGCGCCGCGAATTGAATCTGACCGTGATCGCCGTATCACACGACCTGCTGGCGTTGGGTGTCCATGCCGACGAGCTGCTGTGCATCAACGGCACCGGACACATCCACGGCAATCCGCAGACCGTGTTGCAGAGCCATCAACTCCGTGAGGCGTATCGCTGCGAGTTCGATTTTCTTTCCGACGAGGCGCGCGAAGGGCACGCGCACGAGTCGCCAACGTCTCGAAGGTCCGAATGA